Proteins encoded in a region of the Atopobium sp. oral taxon 416 genome:
- a CDS encoding DMT family transporter encodes MKYGLMSGILWGIDTVILGIALGMVPFVGAVEATVASAFMHDATCAILLFIFMGVRGRLRDTAAALKTRSGKVVVLGALMGGLLGMSGYLLAIGNIGAGYTAAISAFYPAFGAFLSYIFLKERMTPKQIATLFVALLGIMVMGWSSASADVPGDPLLGILGALVCVIGWGSEAVILAWGMKDDSVDNETALQIRETSSALMYAIAIVPLAGSYGLVFRALPTASNLVLIVSALAGTTSYLFYYKGIDAIGPAKAMALNISYSAWAVVFGALTGAIPGPLEIVCCIVIICGTVLSATPDWKAILSPSR; translated from the coding sequence ATGAAGTATGGACTTATGAGTGGCATTCTCTGGGGCATCGATACGGTCATCCTCGGTATTGCTCTGGGCATGGTGCCCTTTGTCGGCGCAGTAGAGGCAACGGTTGCGAGTGCCTTCATGCATGACGCGACCTGCGCGATTCTGCTTTTCATCTTCATGGGTGTCCGCGGCAGGTTGAGGGACACGGCAGCAGCACTCAAGACCAGAAGCGGCAAAGTTGTCGTCCTCGGTGCACTTATGGGCGGACTCCTTGGCATGAGCGGCTATCTTCTGGCCATCGGTAATATCGGTGCGGGCTATACCGCAGCGATATCTGCCTTCTATCCGGCTTTCGGAGCATTTCTCTCCTATATCTTTCTGAAGGAGCGTATGACGCCCAAGCAGATTGCTACCCTGTTCGTTGCGCTTCTGGGCATCATGGTGATGGGCTGGAGCTCTGCTTCTGCCGATGTCCCAGGGGACCCGCTTCTTGGCATCCTGGGAGCCCTTGTCTGTGTCATCGGCTGGGGCTCAGAAGCAGTCATACTGGCATGGGGCATGAAGGATGACTCTGTCGATAACGAGACAGCGCTCCAGATACGTGAAACCTCGTCTGCTCTGATGTATGCAATTGCCATCGTGCCTCTTGCGGGTAGCTATGGCCTGGTATTCCGGGCGCTTCCCACAGCCTCCAACCTGGTGTTGATTGTCTCTGCGCTCGCTGGCACTACCTCCTATCTCTTCTATTACAAGGGGATCGACGCTATCGGTCCTGCAAAGGCCATGGCGCTGAACATCTCATATTCGGCTTGGGCCGTGGTATTCGGAGCTTTGACAGGAGCCATTCCGGGGCCTCTCGAGATTGTCTGCTGCATCGTGATCATCTGCGGTACGGTTCTTTCCGCCACGCCTGACTGGAAAGCAATCCTTTCCCCCTCGCGTTGA
- a CDS encoding phosphotransferase, which translates to MALKQKEFEVLYELSRDASRPSQRRIAEKTGLSLGTVNKTLNELSEKQLVEEGSISSRGLIALDPYRVDNAVIMAAGLSSRFAPISYEKPKGLLKVRGEILIERQIRQLKEAGIDDITVVVGYKKEYFFYLKEKFGVRIVVNPEYATRNNNATLWRVRTILGNTYICSSDDYFTENVFRDHVYKAEYSVIYAAGETDEWCIETAASGRITGVTVGGHDSWIMLGQVYFDREFSKRFVSILEAEYSKPETAGKLWESIYLDHVKELDMRIRKYPAGVINEFDSIDELRDFDPAFMENVDSNILDNIVSVLHCSKNEIRDFYPLKQGLTNLSCHFSTDEGEYVYRHPGVGTEKLVDRHSEEAGLRLAQKLGLDETFIYEDPDVGWKISRFIPNAKSLDPMDDEQLKTAMEMCRKLHESGAHLDRKFDFFEEGKRYESQLKERGPIDVPGYDELGRKAERLHDLLEKDGYPKCVNHNDFFSLNFLIDQEGHYSLIDWEYAGMSDVANDFGTFCVCCQLDRKRVDLALSYYLGHKPALEERRHFWGQMVLAGWCWYVWSLVKEADGENVGEWFYIYYSYAADYIDEVLSWYGVKEESRSEE; encoded by the coding sequence ATGGCGCTAAAGCAAAAGGAATTCGAAGTACTCTATGAGTTGAGCAGGGATGCATCCAGGCCGAGCCAGAGGCGGATAGCAGAAAAGACCGGACTGTCTTTGGGCACTGTCAACAAGACACTCAACGAGCTCTCCGAGAAGCAGCTCGTGGAAGAGGGGAGCATCTCTTCGAGAGGCCTTATTGCGCTCGATCCATACCGCGTGGACAATGCTGTCATCATGGCAGCGGGACTTTCTTCGCGCTTTGCGCCCATCTCCTACGAAAAGCCAAAGGGCCTTCTGAAGGTCAGGGGAGAGATCCTCATAGAGCGCCAGATACGCCAGCTCAAGGAAGCAGGCATCGACGATATCACGGTAGTGGTTGGCTACAAGAAGGAATATTTCTTCTATCTCAAGGAGAAGTTCGGCGTACGCATTGTCGTGAACCCCGAATATGCCACGCGCAACAACAACGCTACGCTCTGGCGTGTGCGCACTATCCTTGGCAATACCTATATCTGTTCCTCTGATGACTACTTCACTGAGAATGTCTTTCGGGACCATGTCTACAAGGCTGAATATTCCGTCATCTATGCGGCGGGTGAGACCGACGAATGGTGTATCGAGACCGCTGCAAGCGGCAGGATCACAGGTGTTACGGTCGGCGGACATGATTCCTGGATCATGCTCGGCCAAGTCTACTTCGACCGGGAGTTCTCGAAGAGATTTGTCTCCATCCTCGAGGCGGAATACAGCAAGCCGGAGACTGCCGGAAAGCTCTGGGAGAGTATCTACCTCGATCATGTCAAAGAGCTCGACATGCGCATCAGGAAGTATCCTGCCGGCGTCATCAACGAATTCGATTCGATAGACGAGCTCAGGGATTTCGATCCTGCCTTCATGGAGAACGTGGACTCGAACATCCTGGACAACATCGTGTCGGTCCTACATTGCAGCAAGAACGAGATTCGCGATTTCTATCCTCTGAAGCAGGGCCTCACGAACCTTTCTTGCCACTTCAGCACCGATGAAGGCGAATACGTCTATCGCCATCCCGGTGTCGGCACTGAGAAGCTGGTGGACAGGCATTCCGAGGAAGCAGGGCTCAGGCTTGCGCAGAAGCTGGGCCTCGACGAGACTTTCATCTACGAGGATCCCGATGTCGGCTGGAAGATCTCCCGCTTCATCCCGAATGCGAAGAGTCTCGACCCTATGGACGACGAGCAGCTGAAGACGGCCATGGAGATGTGCCGCAAGCTCCACGAGAGCGGAGCGCATCTGGACAGGAAGTTCGACTTCTTCGAAGAAGGCAAGCGCTATGAGTCGCAGCTCAAAGAGCGTGGGCCAATAGATGTTCCTGGCTATGATGAGCTTGGGCGCAAGGCTGAAAGGCTCCACGATCTTCTGGAGAAGGATGGCTATCCGAAGTGCGTGAACCATAACGATTTCTTCTCCCTCAACTTCCTGATCGACCAGGAAGGGCACTACAGCCTGATTGATTGGGAGTATGCAGGCATGTCAGATGTGGCAAATGACTTCGGCACGTTCTGCGTCTGCTGCCAGCTCGACCGCAAGAGGGTAGACCTAGCGCTTTCCTACTACCTCGGCCACAAGCCGGCGCTGGAAGAGCGCCGCCATTTCTGGGGACAGATGGTCCTTGCTGGCTGGTGCTGGTATGTCTGGTCGCTCGTGAAGGAAGCCGACGGTGAGAATGTGGGCGAGTGGTTCTACATCTATTACAGCTATGCTGCCGACTATATCGACGAGGTCCTTTCCTGGTATGGCGTGAAGGAAGAAAGCAGATCGGAGGAATAG